The following coding sequences lie in one Flavobacterium sediminis genomic window:
- a CDS encoding OmpA family protein has translation MIRKMILAAVVLSLTTSCVSKKIYQDLESKYANLKKERNALADENEDLKSNNNKLDLEKTALQSELDKVKAERDKLASDYAATKKNLDNLKSSYSALEKNSNDALESNMKKNRELLAELEAKEKALNAEQERLDKLKSDLEASSNRLAELEKMMAEKEAAMAKLKESLSKALNAFEGKGLTVEHRNGKVYVSMENKLLFESGSWTVGTEGRRAVKALGEVLAQNPDISVLIEGHTDNDKILGTIGGGVENNWDLSTKRATAIVNILSENKGIDKKNLTAAGRGEYAPLASNETVDGKAKNRRIEIILTPKLDEISKLMNEI, from the coding sequence ATGATAAGAAAAATGATCTTAGCCGCAGTAGTTTTAAGTTTAACTACTTCGTGCGTATCCAAAAAAATCTACCAGGATCTTGAAAGTAAATACGCTAATCTAAAGAAAGAGCGCAATGCTCTGGCTGATGAGAATGAAGATCTTAAATCAAATAACAACAAACTGGATCTTGAAAAAACTGCTTTACAATCCGAATTGGATAAAGTAAAAGCAGAACGTGATAAGTTGGCATCAGATTATGCGGCGACCAAAAAGAATCTGGATAATTTAAAATCATCTTATTCGGCATTAGAGAAGAACAGCAATGATGCTTTGGAAAGCAATATGAAGAAGAACAGAGAATTGTTAGCCGAACTTGAAGCCAAAGAAAAAGCATTAAATGCAGAACAGGAGCGTTTAGATAAACTAAAATCAGATTTGGAAGCTTCTTCAAATCGTTTAGCGGAGTTAGAAAAGATGATGGCTGAAAAAGAAGCAGCTATGGCTAAATTGAAAGAATCTTTGTCAAAAGCATTGAATGCTTTCGAAGGAAAAGGTTTGACAGTTGAGCACAGAAACGGAAAAGTATACGTTTCGATGGAAAATAAATTACTGTTTGAATCAGGAAGCTGGACCGTTGGAACAGAAGGTAGAAGAGCAGTAAAAGCATTAGGAGAAGTTTTAGCACAAAACCCGGATATTTCGGTTTTAATTGAAGGTCACACGGACAATGATAAGATTCTCGGAACCATTGGCGGTGGAGTAGAGAACAACTGGGATCTGTCAACTAAAAGAGCAACTGCTATAGTAAATATCCTTTCGGAAAATAAAGGTATAGATAAAAAGAACCTTACGGCTGCTGGTAGAGGAGAATATGCTCCTTTAGCATCTAATGAAACTGTTGATGGAAAAGCTAAAAACAGACGTATTGAAATTATTTTGACTCCGAAGTTAGATGAAATATCAAAACTGATGAACGAGATCTAA
- a CDS encoding exodeoxyribonuclease III, with protein sequence MKIISYNVNGIRAAINKGFLEWLQQASPDVICLQEIKATEDQVPKFDIELAGYPYQYYFSAKKKGYSGVAILSKTKPDNVVYGTGIDYMDDEGRNLRADFGDISVMSLYLPSGTNIDRLDHKFQYMDDFQLYVDKLKKEIPNLVICGDYNICHEAIDIHDPVRNAKVSGFLPEERAWLDAFMKSGFIDTFRFFNKEPHNYSWWSYRAKARVNNKGWRIDYCLATDPLKDKLKRALILPEAHHSDHCPVLVEIE encoded by the coding sequence ATGAAGATCATTTCCTATAATGTTAACGGGATAAGAGCAGCTATAAACAAAGGCTTTTTAGAGTGGTTGCAGCAGGCGAGTCCGGATGTGATTTGTTTGCAGGAAATAAAGGCTACTGAAGATCAGGTGCCTAAATTTGATATTGAACTTGCCGGTTATCCTTACCAATATTATTTTTCAGCCAAAAAGAAAGGTTATAGTGGTGTTGCTATTTTAAGTAAAACAAAACCTGATAACGTTGTTTATGGTACTGGGATTGATTATATGGATGATGAAGGCAGAAATTTACGAGCTGATTTTGGTGATATTTCTGTTATGAGCCTGTATTTGCCTTCCGGAACTAATATCGATCGTCTGGATCACAAGTTCCAATATATGGACGATTTTCAATTGTATGTCGATAAATTAAAGAAAGAGATTCCCAACCTGGTAATCTGTGGAGATTATAATATTTGTCACGAAGCAATTGACATACATGATCCGGTTCGGAATGCTAAAGTTTCCGGGTTTTTGCCGGAAGAGAGAGCTTGGCTGGATGCTTTCATGAAAAGTGGTTTTATTGACACTTTTCGCTTCTTTAATAAAGAACCGCACAATTATAGTTGGTGGAGTTACAGAGCTAAAGCCAGGGTTAATAATAAAGGCTGGAGAATCGATTATTGTCTGGCAACAGATCCGTTAAAGGATAAATTAAAAAGAGCATTGATCTTACCGGAAGCTCATCATTCTGACCATTGTCCGGTATTAGTTGAAATTGAATAA
- a CDS encoding GNAT family N-acyltransferase has translation MGLVTAKEVAKAINADKYGFLGTFSGWLLMKVLKISTLNKIYDRNKHLKDLEFLNAILNEFQIKFEIPEEDFKRIPKDGAYITISNHPLGGIDGILLLKLMLEKEPDFKIIANFLLHRIEPMKPYIMPVNPFENHKDAKSSVAGIKETLRHLSEGKPLGMFPAGEVSTYKDGKLVVDKPWEESAIKIIKKANVPVVPIYFHAKNSKLFYFLANLNDTLRTAKLPSELLTQKNRIIKVRIGKPITVAEQNEHESIEDYGDFLRRKTYMLSNVFESDQKLINTPSLKIQKTPKQIAKPANQEQILEEIAFLKGADYRLLQSKNYEVFLVTADKIPNILHEIGRLREITFREVGEGTNESIDLDQYDKYYHHMFLWDDETQQIAGAYRMGLGTDIYTKYGIDGFYLHELFRFEPELYDMMSKSIEMGRAFICKEYQQKPMPLFLLWKGIVHTTLRFPEHKYLIGGVSISNQFSDFSKSLMIEFMKSHYYDPYIAQYVRPKKEYKVKLKDADKDFVFNETESDLNKFDKIIDEVEPGNLRLPVLIKKYIKQNARVVAFNVDPLFNNSVDGLMYIKISDLPESTVKPVMEEFQAELERKEKG, from the coding sequence ATGGGATTAGTTACAGCCAAAGAAGTAGCCAAAGCGATTAATGCTGATAAATATGGTTTTTTAGGTACATTTTCAGGATGGTTACTGATGAAGGTCCTTAAAATTTCTACTCTCAATAAAATCTATGACCGCAATAAGCATTTAAAAGACCTTGAATTTTTGAATGCTATTTTAAATGAGTTTCAAATTAAATTTGAAATTCCGGAAGAAGACTTTAAACGAATACCGAAAGACGGAGCTTATATAACGATTTCAAACCACCCTTTGGGCGGAATTGACGGGATCTTGCTTTTAAAACTCATGCTGGAAAAAGAGCCTGATTTTAAAATCATTGCTAATTTTCTATTGCATAGAATTGAGCCCATGAAGCCTTATATAATGCCTGTAAATCCTTTTGAAAATCATAAAGATGCCAAATCGAGTGTTGCAGGAATAAAGGAAACCTTACGTCATTTGTCTGAAGGAAAACCTTTAGGGATGTTTCCGGCAGGCGAAGTTTCTACTTATAAAGATGGCAAACTTGTTGTTGACAAACCCTGGGAAGAAAGCGCAATCAAAATTATCAAAAAAGCGAATGTCCCGGTGGTTCCTATCTATTTTCACGCTAAAAACAGTAAACTTTTTTACTTTTTAGCAAACCTGAATGATACCCTTAGAACAGCCAAGTTACCTAGTGAACTGTTGACTCAGAAAAACAGAATCATAAAAGTCCGTATCGGTAAACCCATAACAGTTGCTGAGCAAAATGAACACGAATCTATTGAAGATTACGGTGATTTTTTAAGAAGAAAAACATACATGCTTTCCAATGTTTTTGAAAGCGATCAAAAATTAATCAATACACCTTCATTAAAAATTCAAAAAACGCCTAAACAAATTGCTAAGCCGGCTAATCAAGAGCAAATTTTAGAGGAAATAGCATTTTTAAAAGGTGCTGATTACCGTTTGTTACAAAGTAAAAATTACGAAGTATTTTTAGTTACTGCCGATAAGATCCCGAACATCTTACATGAAATAGGTCGTTTACGAGAGATCACCTTTAGGGAAGTTGGCGAAGGAACGAACGAATCTATAGACTTAGACCAATACGACAAATACTACCACCACATGTTTTTGTGGGATGATGAAACGCAACAAATTGCCGGTGCTTACCGAATGGGATTAGGAACTGACATTTATACCAAATACGGAATTGACGGGTTCTATCTTCACGAACTATTCCGTTTTGAACCGGAATTGTATGACATGATGAGTAAGTCTATCGAAATGGGACGTGCTTTCATTTGTAAAGAATACCAGCAAAAACCAATGCCTTTATTTTTGTTGTGGAAAGGAATCGTTCATACTACCCTGCGATTCCCGGAACACAAATATTTAATAGGTGGTGTTAGTATCAGCAATCAGTTTTCTGATTTCTCAAAATCGTTGATGATTGAATTCATGAAATCGCATTACTATGATCCTTATATTGCACAATATGTAAGACCTAAAAAGGAATACAAGGTAAAATTAAAAGATGCCGATAAGGATTTTGTATTTAATGAAACAGAATCAGATCTAAATAAATTTGACAAGATCATCGATGAAGTTGAACCGGGAAATTTACGTTTGCCAGTATTGATAAAAAAATACATTAAACAAAATGCTCGTGTAGTTGCTTTTAATGTAGATCCATTGTTCAACAATTCTGTTGATGGTTTAATGTATATAAAAATCTCTGATTTACCGGAAAGTACAGTTAAACCGGTTATGGAAGAATTCCAAGCTGAATTAGAACGAAAAGAAAAAGGATAA
- a CDS encoding TM2 domain-containing protein, which yields METFNETNQPQQENKKLVAGICAILIGSLGIHKFILGYTKEGIIQLIISFVSCGILGIIPFIEGIIYLTKSDEEFYQTYQVGKRPWF from the coding sequence ATGGAAACATTTAATGAAACGAATCAGCCTCAGCAGGAAAATAAAAAATTAGTTGCTGGGATCTGTGCAATCCTAATCGGAAGTTTAGGAATTCATAAATTCATTTTAGGGTATACTAAAGAAGGGATTATCCAACTTATCATTTCTTTTGTAAGTTGTGGTATTTTAGGAATTATTCCTTTTATAGAAGGGATCATATACCTTACGAAATCAGACGAAGAATTTTATCAAACATATCAGGTAGGAAAAAGACCTTGGTTCTAA
- a CDS encoding bifunctional folylpolyglutamate synthase/dihydrofolate synthase, whose product MNYTETTEWLFQQLPMFQSKGATAYKADLKGIHLLCNHLNSPQKYFKSIHIAGTNGKGSTSSMLASIFQEAGFKVGLYTSPHLKDYRERIKINGKKIGKDYVTNFVAENKEFFEQYKPSFFEMTTALAFDYFAHEKVDVAIIEAGLGGRLDSTNHIDPLLAIITNIGMDHKQYLGDTLAQIAYEKAGIIKSRIPVVIGEYTSETKPVFEQRAEEKLAELHYAQDKHFPHYDSDLKGNYQEKNIRTVLTAISILQKYFTIAKQDIVNGLKHVVHNTGLQGRWQELHKKPLVVCDVAHNVDGLRYVIDQIKEQTYKKLHIVLGFVKDKDLNEILPLFPVDAHYYFVCPNIERGLDAEELKLEANKIGLKGEKFNSVAEGYEKALALANEKDMIFVGGSTFVVAEIL is encoded by the coding sequence ATGAATTATACAGAAACTACCGAATGGTTATTCCAGCAGTTGCCTATGTTTCAAAGCAAAGGCGCTACTGCCTATAAAGCAGATTTAAAAGGCATTCATTTACTTTGTAATCATCTCAATAGTCCTCAAAAATATTTTAAGTCAATTCATATAGCCGGAACTAACGGCAAAGGATCTACTTCGTCAATGTTGGCCTCCATTTTTCAAGAAGCCGGTTTTAAAGTCGGACTTTATACGTCGCCCCATTTAAAAGATTATAGAGAACGTATTAAAATAAACGGGAAAAAGATCGGTAAAGATTATGTGACTAATTTTGTTGCTGAGAATAAGGAGTTTTTTGAACAATACAAGCCTAGTTTTTTTGAAATGACCACTGCTTTGGCTTTTGATTACTTTGCACATGAAAAAGTAGATGTAGCAATAATTGAAGCCGGTTTAGGAGGAAGGTTAGATTCAACGAATCATATAGATCCGTTATTGGCAATTATTACCAATATAGGAATGGATCATAAGCAATATTTAGGAGATACATTAGCACAGATAGCTTATGAGAAAGCCGGAATAATTAAAAGTCGCATCCCTGTAGTTATTGGTGAATATACTTCGGAAACAAAACCGGTCTTTGAACAAAGAGCCGAAGAAAAATTGGCTGAACTTCATTACGCACAGGATAAGCATTTTCCTCATTACGATTCTGATTTAAAAGGAAATTATCAGGAAAAAAATATCAGAACGGTTTTAACGGCAATTTCGATCTTGCAAAAATATTTTACAATAGCGAAACAAGATATTGTGAATGGATTGAAGCATGTTGTTCATAATACCGGATTGCAGGGAAGATGGCAGGAATTACATAAAAAACCTTTGGTAGTTTGTGATGTTGCGCATAATGTTGATGGGCTTCGTTATGTAATAGATCAAATCAAAGAACAGACCTATAAAAAATTACATATTGTCCTAGGTTTTGTAAAAGACAAAGATCTGAATGAGATCTTGCCTTTATTTCCCGTTGATGCGCACTATTATTTTGTTTGCCCGAATATCGAAAGAGGGCTCGATGCCGAAGAATTAAAGCTAGAAGCGAATAAAATAGGACTTAAAGGTGAAAAATTTAATTCTGTTGCAGAAGGCTATGAAAAAGCATTAGCGCTTGCAAATGAGAAAGATATGATTTTTGTAGGTGGAAGCACATTTGTAGTTGCAGAAATTTTATAA
- a CDS encoding energy transducer TonB: protein MKFLETEEEKKSFVITSAIFVMLFLLITFLGLSYMDPPPENGIAINFGTSDVGQGEIQPTEPIKSAPQPSVSQPVTSQNDEVLTQDEDSPVTVTPTKNDTKPKTETPKETPKPKVETPKPSKEATNALDALLNGPKSDGQTTGGHGNDGLPGDKGDPNGSIYANSFYGNGSGNGSGNGTGWGLAGRKLAGNSKKVQDCNEEGRVVVKVWVNRNGTVIKAERTQGTTNTNPCLVNPALETAKSFKWQPDAKAPETQIGFVVINFKLGE, encoded by the coding sequence ATGAAATTTTTAGAAACAGAAGAAGAGAAAAAATCCTTTGTCATCACAAGTGCAATTTTTGTGATGCTTTTTCTGTTGATCACATTTTTAGGGTTGTCCTATATGGATCCGCCTCCTGAGAATGGTATTGCTATCAATTTCGGAACCAGTGATGTGGGGCAAGGAGAAATTCAACCTACTGAACCGATAAAAAGCGCGCCTCAGCCTTCGGTAAGTCAACCGGTAACTTCTCAGAATGATGAGGTGTTAACCCAAGATGAAGATTCACCGGTTACAGTGACTCCGACAAAGAATGATACGAAACCAAAAACCGAAACTCCGAAAGAAACGCCAAAACCAAAGGTAGAGACACCTAAGCCTTCTAAAGAAGCTACTAATGCTTTAGACGCTTTGTTGAATGGTCCTAAATCTGATGGGCAAACAACCGGAGGACATGGAAATGACGGACTTCCGGGAGATAAAGGAGATCCGAACGGAAGTATTTATGCGAATAGTTTTTATGGGAACGGTTCGGGTAATGGTTCCGGAAACGGAACGGGTTGGGGATTAGCCGGACGAAAATTAGCTGGGAACAGTAAAAAAGTTCAGGATTGTAATGAAGAAGGCAGAGTTGTAGTGAAAGTCTGGGTAAACCGTAACGGAACGGTTATAAAAGCCGAACGAACTCAAGGAACTACTAATACCAATCCTTGCTTAGTGAATCCTGCTTTAGAAACGGCTAAAAGTTTTAAATGGCAACCTGACGCCAAAGCGCCTGAGACACAAATAGGGTTTGTAGTAATTAACTTTAAATTAGGGGAATAG
- a CDS encoding ExbD/TolR family protein, which produces MKIGKNKNKVSTEFNMSSMTDIVFLLLIFFMLTSTMVTTNALDLVLPKGKGKTDSNKSITVNITNDLQFYIDKAEVPKNDIEGRLLEMLPAENEENRAIVLRAEKKVPYEDIIYVMDIANRNHIKMVAAVDPK; this is translated from the coding sequence ATGAAGATCGGAAAAAATAAAAATAAAGTATCCACAGAATTCAATATGTCATCCATGACTGATATTGTGTTCTTGCTACTCATATTTTTCATGCTGACTTCAACTATGGTGACTACCAATGCATTAGATTTGGTGTTGCCAAAAGGAAAAGGGAAGACAGATAGCAACAAAAGTATTACCGTAAACATTACAAATGATTTACAGTTTTATATAGATAAAGCGGAAGTGCCTAAAAACGATATTGAAGGACGTCTATTGGAAATGCTTCCCGCTGAAAATGAAGAAAACAGAGCTATTGTTCTTAGAGCAGAAAAGAAGGTTCCTTATGAGGATATTATTTATGTGATGGATATTGCTAATCGGAACCATATTAAAATGGTTGCTGCAGTAGATCCTAAATAA
- a CDS encoding MotA/TolQ/ExbB proton channel family protein, with amino-acid sequence MSIFLQADSLAVANEMLTDDQQPVEKTLSIWELITNGGIGGQAIMLVLFILLFFAIYLYFERLMAINKASKIDSNFMNNIKSNIMAGKIDAAKMLCAQTNSPVARLIEKGISRIGKPLEDINTAIENAGALELYKLEKNTSMLATISGAGPMIGFLGTVLGMILAFHKMASGGGQIEVGALAEGIYTAMTTTVVGLIVGIVAYIGYNHLVVRTNKVVNQMEANAVEFLDLLNEPI; translated from the coding sequence ATGAGTATTTTTCTTCAAGCAGATAGCTTAGCTGTTGCAAATGAAATGTTAACCGACGATCAACAGCCGGTAGAAAAAACATTGTCTATTTGGGAATTAATTACAAACGGAGGTATTGGCGGACAAGCCATTATGCTGGTATTGTTTATTCTGTTGTTTTTTGCAATTTACCTGTATTTTGAACGCCTTATGGCAATTAATAAAGCAAGTAAAATTGATTCGAATTTTATGAACAACATCAAGAGTAATATTATGGCAGGTAAAATTGATGCCGCCAAAATGCTATGTGCCCAAACGAACTCTCCGGTTGCGCGATTAATTGAAAAAGGAATTTCCCGAATCGGAAAACCGCTTGAAGATATCAATACAGCTATTGAGAATGCAGGCGCTCTGGAACTGTATAAGCTAGAGAAAAATACCAGTATGTTAGCTACAATTTCAGGAGCCGGACCTATGATCGGTTTCTTGGGAACCGTTTTAGGTATGATTCTTGCTTTTCATAAAATGGCAAGTGGTGGCGGACAAATTGAGGTTGGCGCTTTAGCGGAAGGTATTTATACCGCTATGACCACTACTGTAGTGGGACTTATTGTAGGGATTGTAGCTTATATAGGGTACAATCACTTAGTGGTTCGTACCAATAAAGTAGTGAATCAGATGGAGGCTAATGCAGTTGAGTTCTTAGACCTGTTAAATGAGCCGATATAA
- the nhaD gene encoding sodium:proton antiporter NhaD: METVLVVVFVLGYLGIALEHTFKIDKLIPALGMMAILWALIAVNHMEVFEIIPGVGKEPHELEGTLLHHLGKTAEILFFLMGAMTIVEIVDYFDGFSTIKGFIKTKSKVRLLWLFTTLGFVLSAIIDNLTATIVLITILQKIVNDKELRLWFAGLIVIAANAGGAWSPIGDVTTTMLWIANKVSAASLIEHVLIPSILCYVVPTFIASRMKIFKGKVVDDSEVEETQTENKYGPLMFYLGLGAILFVPIFKTITHLPPYVGMMLSLAVVAALAEYLSNTKFSLGHATAGEGAVHHSPVHRSLSKIEMPSILFFLGILMAVAALESLGMLFDFAGVLEANVPNLGTEHHSTKISDLVVLLLGAGSAVIDNVPLVAASIGMFQIGMDEPAWHFIAYAAGTGGSMLIIGSAAGVVAMGMEKINFVWYLKKIGWLALVGFLAGSIGFFIIRDLILNAVS; the protein is encoded by the coding sequence ATGGAAACAGTATTAGTAGTAGTTTTTGTCCTGGGTTATCTGGGAATTGCATTAGAACACACTTTTAAGATAGATAAATTAATTCCCGCTTTGGGGATGATGGCTATTTTATGGGCCTTAATTGCTGTAAACCACATGGAAGTTTTTGAGATCATTCCCGGGGTTGGTAAAGAGCCACATGAATTAGAAGGAACATTGCTACACCATTTAGGAAAAACTGCAGAAATCTTATTCTTTTTAATGGGGGCAATGACTATTGTAGAGATCGTTGACTATTTTGATGGTTTTTCTACCATAAAAGGGTTTATTAAAACTAAAAGTAAAGTAAGGCTACTTTGGTTGTTTACAACTTTAGGATTTGTTTTATCTGCTATTATTGATAATCTTACGGCGACTATTGTATTAATCACTATTTTACAAAAAATTGTAAACGATAAAGAATTGCGTTTGTGGTTTGCAGGGTTAATTGTTATTGCGGCAAATGCAGGTGGAGCATGGTCTCCTATAGGGGATGTTACAACCACAATGCTTTGGATCGCGAATAAAGTTTCTGCTGCATCTTTGATTGAACATGTATTGATTCCTTCAATTTTATGTTATGTTGTTCCAACATTTATTGCTTCAAGAATGAAGATTTTTAAAGGAAAGGTAGTTGATGATAGCGAAGTTGAAGAAACACAAACTGAAAATAAATATGGCCCTTTAATGTTCTATTTAGGATTAGGAGCAATTTTGTTCGTGCCTATTTTTAAAACAATTACTCATTTGCCTCCTTATGTCGGAATGATGCTGTCTTTAGCTGTTGTAGCTGCATTAGCAGAATATTTGAGCAATACTAAATTTAGTTTAGGGCATGCAACTGCAGGAGAGGGAGCTGTTCATCATAGTCCGGTTCATAGATCGCTATCAAAAATAGAGATGCCTAGTATTTTATTTTTCTTAGGGATTTTGATGGCAGTAGCAGCCTTAGAGTCTCTTGGAATGTTGTTTGATTTTGCCGGAGTTTTAGAAGCAAATGTTCCGAATTTAGGAACAGAGCATCATTCTACTAAAATTTCAGATCTAGTGGTGCTTTTATTAGGTGCTGGCTCGGCAGTAATTGATAATGTTCCGTTAGTGGCTGCAAGTATTGGTATGTTCCAAATCGGAATGGATGAACCGGCTTGGCACTTTATTGCGTATGCAGCGGGTACAGGTGGGAGTATGTTGATTATAGGTTCTGCAGCTGGTGTTGTAGCTATGGGTATGGAGAAAATTAATTTCGTTTGGTACTTGAAAAAAATCGGTTGGCTAGCCTTAGTCGGATTTTTAGCAGGTTCAATAGGATTCTTCATTATCAGAGATTTGATCCTAAATGCAGTGTCGTAA
- a CDS encoding anhydro-N-acetylmuramic acid kinase, with protein sequence MHADRYFVLGVMSGTSLDGVDIVYVKLFKTEGIWSYSLVKAETFSYTDEWVQELTDAIHFSEEDLSSLNERYTFLLADYIRKFIDKYAIQKLDAVCSHGHTILHQPDKGFTLQIGNLPVISEILNQTVVCDFRVQDVELKGQGAPLVPIGDKVLFSDYDYCLNLGGFSNISFDDNGKRIAYDISPVNTVLNFYAEKLGFPYDDRGNLAQKGTLNKELLKELNALEFYEQSYPKSLGKEFVNQFVFPLLESYDINAEDVLKTFTEHIAFQIADNVKENSNVLVTGGGAYNSFLIRNLQKNKPDVKWVVPEDSLVQFKEALLFALLGVLRLRNEVNVLASVTGALHDHSSGKIWLPK encoded by the coding sequence ATGCATGCGGATCGTTATTTTGTGTTAGGAGTTATGTCCGGAACTTCTCTTGACGGAGTTGACATTGTTTATGTTAAGCTGTTTAAAACAGAGGGAATTTGGTCTTATTCGCTTGTAAAAGCAGAGACTTTTTCATACACTGATGAATGGGTTCAGGAACTTACTGACGCGATTCATTTTTCTGAAGAAGACCTGAGTAGTCTGAACGAAAGATATACGTTTTTATTAGCAGATTATATACGGAAGTTTATAGATAAATATGCTATACAAAAGTTGGATGCAGTATGTTCTCACGGACATACTATCTTGCATCAGCCTGATAAAGGATTTACTCTTCAGATCGGAAATCTTCCGGTTATTTCTGAAATTTTAAATCAAACTGTTGTTTGTGATTTCAGAGTTCAGGATGTAGAATTAAAGGGGCAAGGAGCACCTTTAGTGCCGATAGGAGATAAGGTTCTGTTTTCCGATTATGATTACTGTTTGAATTTAGGAGGTTTTTCCAATATATCATTTGATGATAACGGAAAGAGAATAGCGTATGACATTTCGCCGGTAAATACAGTATTGAATTTTTATGCGGAAAAGTTAGGTTTTCCGTATGATGACAGAGGGAATCTTGCTCAAAAAGGGACGTTAAATAAAGAATTGCTAAAGGAATTGAACGCTTTAGAATTTTATGAGCAATCTTATCCTAAGTCACTGGGGAAGGAGTTTGTAAATCAGTTTGTATTTCCGCTACTTGAAAGTTATGATATAAATGCTGAAGATGTTCTTAAAACTTTTACAGAACATATTGCTTTTCAAATCGCTGATAATGTTAAAGAAAATAGTAACGTTTTAGTAACAGGAGGTGGTGCTTACAATTCTTTTTTAATACGAAATTTGCAAAAAAATAAACCTGACGTAAAGTGGGTTGTTCCGGAGGATAGTCTTGTTCAGTTTAAAGAGGCCTTGCTTTTTGCTCTTTTAGGGGTTTTAAGACTGAGAAATGAAGTTAATGTTTTGGCATCAGTAACAGGGGCTTTGCACGACCATTCGTCCGGTAAAATCTGGTTGCCGAAATAA